In a single window of the Vibrio celticus genome:
- a CDS encoding arylsulfatase, producing the protein MTAKYGAKRRLAILGTAMMAASSATFAAEKPNILVIWGDDIGQSNVSAYTFGLMGYKTPNIDSIAKEGMMFTDYYAEQSCTAGRSTFITGQSVLRTGLSKVGLPGADIGLQAEDATIAEMLKPMGYMTGQFGKNHLGDKDEFLPTAHGFDEFFGNLYHLNAEEEPENEDYPTDPEFRKKFGPRGVIKSFADGKIEDTGPLTRKRMETVDEETLDAALDFMDRAVKADKPFFVWWNATRMHFRTHVKADSKGVTGVGNYADGMVEHDRHVGQLLKQVDELGIKDNTIVFYSTDNGPHMNSWPDAGTTPFRGEKNTNWEGAYRVPAMVRWPGKIEPGTVSNEIMHHMDWMPTFVAAAGDDQIKEKLLKGHTAGDKTFKVHLDGYNFLPYLTGEEEKGRRSEIFYFTDDGDLAALRYNQWKAVFMEQRATGTMQIWAEPFVTLRLPKLFNLRMDPYENADITSNTYYDWLLDHAYMFVPAQAYVGKFLETFAEYPPRQKAASFSLDQVMEKLQESHNK; encoded by the coding sequence ATGACAGCGAAATATGGCGCTAAACGTCGATTAGCGATTTTGGGTACAGCAATGATGGCCGCGTCCAGCGCCACTTTTGCGGCAGAAAAGCCAAATATATTGGTCATTTGGGGGGACGATATTGGTCAATCCAATGTGAGTGCATACACCTTCGGTCTCATGGGTTACAAAACCCCGAATATTGATAGCATCGCCAAAGAAGGGATGATGTTTACGGATTACTACGCAGAGCAATCTTGTACTGCGGGTCGCTCTACCTTTATTACGGGACAAAGTGTATTACGAACAGGTTTGAGTAAAGTAGGTTTGCCGGGCGCAGACATTGGCTTACAAGCAGAAGACGCGACAATCGCAGAAATGCTGAAACCTATGGGTTACATGACAGGTCAATTTGGTAAAAACCACCTTGGCGACAAAGATGAATTTCTTCCAACAGCACACGGGTTTGACGAATTTTTTGGCAACCTTTACCACCTGAATGCTGAAGAAGAACCAGAGAATGAAGATTACCCAACCGATCCTGAGTTTCGTAAGAAGTTCGGTCCGCGTGGTGTCATTAAGTCATTCGCTGATGGCAAGATTGAAGATACGGGTCCACTGACGCGTAAGCGTATGGAAACGGTCGATGAAGAAACACTAGACGCGGCACTTGATTTCATGGATCGCGCAGTGAAAGCGGACAAACCATTCTTCGTTTGGTGGAACGCAACACGTATGCACTTTAGAACGCACGTGAAAGCCGATAGTAAAGGTGTGACCGGTGTCGGTAACTACGCTGATGGTATGGTTGAGCACGATCGACACGTTGGGCAACTATTGAAGCAAGTGGATGAGTTGGGAATCAAAGACAACACCATCGTTTTCTACTCAACGGATAACGGCCCACACATGAACTCTTGGCCAGATGCGGGTACAACCCCGTTCCGTGGTGAGAAAAACACTAACTGGGAAGGAGCATACCGTGTACCAGCAATGGTCCGTTGGCCTGGTAAGATTGAACCAGGAACAGTATCCAATGAAATCATGCACCACATGGACTGGATGCCAACTTTCGTTGCCGCTGCTGGTGATGACCAAATCAAAGAGAAATTGCTGAAAGGTCATACTGCCGGTGATAAAACGTTTAAGGTTCACTTAGATGGTTATAACTTCCTTCCTTACCTAACGGGTGAAGAAGAAAAAGGCCGTCGTTCAGAGATCTTCTACTTTACCGATGATGGCGATTTAGCGGCGCTTCGTTACAACCAATGGAAAGCGGTGTTCATGGAGCAACGTGCAACGGGTACCATGCAGATTTGGGCTGAACCGTTCGTGACGTTACGTCTTCCTAAGCTGTTTAACCTGCGTATGGACCCATACGAAAATGCAGACATTACATCGAACACATACTACGACTGGTTGTTAGACCATGCTTATATGTTCGTTCCAGCACAAGCGTACGTTGGCAAGTTCCTAGAAACGTTTGCTGAATATCCGCCACGCCAAAAAGCCGCGAGCTTTAGCTTGGATCAGGTAATGGAAAAACTTCAGGAATCTCATAACAAGTAA
- a CDS encoding DUF4381 domain-containing protein, with protein sequence MAVEHTPPSTYILRELHDVAIPDSVSWAPQTVGWKTLGVILLLVAIYLAYRLAQRWWNNRYRKEALQELMVLDARDKNSTERTFKVLKVVLRYLDSSNAKLFGQAYVDRLNAYLPVSANTCENSNAFFADEVSELWMQSLIDPNVRLSSEQRLEVIQTAMMWLKLHKPDLQAKPDVQAKPEGQDNV encoded by the coding sequence ATGGCTGTTGAACATACTCCTCCAAGTACCTATATCCTCCGCGAACTGCACGATGTAGCGATTCCTGACAGTGTGAGCTGGGCTCCTCAAACGGTCGGCTGGAAGACCCTCGGCGTTATTCTGTTATTGGTCGCTATCTATCTGGCTTATCGTTTGGCGCAGAGATGGTGGAATAACCGTTATCGTAAAGAAGCGCTTCAAGAGCTCATGGTATTGGATGCACGAGACAAGAACTCAACCGAACGAACCTTCAAGGTACTGAAAGTGGTGCTTCGCTACCTAGACAGCAGCAATGCTAAGTTGTTTGGTCAAGCTTATGTGGACCGTTTGAACGCTTACCTGCCTGTTAGTGCTAACACCTGTGAAAACAGCAATGCGTTCTTTGCCGATGAAGTTTCGGAATTATGGATGCAGAGCCTAATTGACCCTAATGTTCGTTTGAGCTCTGAACAACGTTTAGAAGTGATTCAAACCGCGATGATGTGGCTAAAACTTCATAAACCAGATCTACAAGCGAAACCGGATGTACAAGCAAAACCAGAGGGGCAAGACAATGTTTGA
- a CDS encoding IS5 family transposase, with protein MPRTMLTDIRWELLLQVMKSTGRIYDKTEHRMTFEGILYRMRTGIPWRDLPSEFGEWSTVYRRFNLWSKKGILDNLFKSLSNMADFEWVFLDGSIVRAHQHSTGAATESSEQIGKSRGGNSTKIHLAVDSGGLPICFDLSEGQRHDIVHAESLVEQLDEVNTIVCDKGYDSEPFRIFVKERGGETVIAKRNYGQDIDKDSMDWCLYKYRHLVENAFGRIKHYRAISSRYDKLERNYASMLSLAFMLMWLPMYC; from the coding sequence ATGCCAAGAACAATGCTAACTGATATTCGCTGGGAACTGCTACTCCAAGTTATGAAAAGTACAGGTCGTATTTACGATAAAACTGAACATCGAATGACATTTGAAGGAATACTTTATCGAATGAGAACAGGTATTCCTTGGCGAGATCTACCCTCTGAGTTCGGAGAGTGGAGTACCGTTTACAGACGATTTAATCTTTGGTCAAAGAAAGGGATTTTAGATAATCTTTTCAAAAGCTTATCTAACATGGCTGATTTTGAATGGGTATTTCTTGATGGCTCTATAGTTAGAGCACATCAGCATAGTACAGGTGCAGCTACTGAAAGTTCAGAGCAAATAGGAAAAAGTCGCGGGGGCAACTCAACCAAAATTCACTTAGCCGTAGATAGTGGTGGCCTGCCGATTTGCTTTGATTTATCAGAGGGACAACGCCACGATATAGTGCATGCCGAAAGCTTAGTTGAGCAACTCGATGAAGTTAATACCATCGTTTGTGATAAAGGATATGACAGCGAACCTTTCCGTATTTTTGTTAAGGAACGTGGCGGAGAAACGGTAATTGCTAAACGCAATTACGGACAAGATATAGACAAAGACAGTATGGATTGGTGTTTATACAAGTATCGTCACTTGGTCGAAAATGCCTTTGGGAGAATTAAGCATTATCGAGCTATTTCAAGTAGATATGACAAGCTAGAAAGGAATTATGCCAGCATGTTATCGCTGGCATTCATGTTAATGTGGCTACCGATGTATTGTTGA
- a CDS encoding tetratricopeptide repeat protein: MSAWLCSLVNGLKHQRVAVLSAILSSLMLSLFSLNAYANEQDPNINSDISKVNSVASHVSSDALPIGSKATYVGSEACVDCHSAEVEAWEGSHHDMAMKHATDESVLGDFNDQTVTHDGKPNRFFRKGEEFWVNIEGPDGQFKDYKISYTFAFEPLQQYMVEFEDGRVQLIPFAWDSRTEGEGGQRWYHLYPDTTNTDEFYWTNSGQNWNFMCADCHSTNLEKNYDSASNTYNTTWSEINVGCEACHGPASEHVEQAQQTNNQQAKANGGKDAPVSTHYGFDRDLSKSVKEWIYQEGNSTLQPKDIIHTNQVQTCAQCHSRRTQLNETGDHVNESFFDKYRLSLITPELYHNDGQIYDEDYVYGSFLQSVMAEKGVTCTNCHDPHTAELKIAEEAVCSQCHIASEYTPEKHTFHEANTEASQCTTCHMPETTYMEVDPRRDHSWHIPRPDISQHIKTPNVCTSCHEDQTDQWADKQIGEWFPDSKYRNQQHFAVAFYADSIGHRGAEDALAYSAQDSSLSNIIRASSLERLGGNTGKNTLISLARAVKHDNEMIRLGVVQGSSGFPFTDRWQILEPLLKDPVLSIRSETAGALVRYWGEMNPLQKDQIKPALEEYIEIQQFNADRGFGRTNLGNVYRDLGQHDKAIEFYLGAIEIEPYFENSYANLADLYRAQGNEAKALSTLKQGIEAQLKSSVLPYSTGLSLLRVKDYEQATDYLKQAAETAQTNPQYWYVYGLALEKSDVLAASQSLHKAYQFSRNPQHLYAQCEVLARNSHIPGVPKAFEQCISSLSKVAPPEAINQLKARFK; the protein is encoded by the coding sequence ATGTCTGCATGGTTGTGCTCACTGGTAAACGGATTGAAACACCAGCGAGTCGCAGTATTATCCGCAATCTTGTCTTCACTGATGTTGTCGCTGTTCAGTCTGAACGCCTATGCCAACGAGCAAGATCCTAATATCAACTCTGATATTTCAAAGGTCAACTCTGTAGCTTCACACGTTAGCTCTGACGCTTTACCTATCGGTTCTAAAGCCACGTATGTCGGTTCGGAAGCGTGTGTTGATTGTCATAGTGCAGAAGTCGAAGCGTGGGAGGGCTCTCATCATGATATGGCGATGAAGCATGCTACAGACGAATCTGTATTAGGCGACTTCAACGATCAAACAGTCACACATGACGGTAAACCCAACCGATTTTTTCGCAAGGGCGAAGAGTTTTGGGTCAATATCGAAGGGCCAGACGGCCAATTCAAAGATTACAAAATCAGCTATACCTTTGCCTTTGAACCGCTTCAACAGTACATGGTTGAGTTTGAAGACGGCCGTGTGCAGTTAATTCCCTTCGCTTGGGATTCTCGGACTGAGGGCGAAGGCGGACAACGCTGGTATCACCTCTATCCTGATACCACCAACACTGATGAATTTTACTGGACCAACAGCGGTCAAAACTGGAACTTCATGTGTGCCGATTGTCATTCAACGAATCTAGAGAAAAACTACGACAGCGCGAGCAACACTTATAATACTACTTGGTCGGAGATTAACGTCGGTTGTGAAGCCTGTCATGGCCCTGCGAGTGAGCATGTTGAACAGGCCCAGCAAACAAATAACCAGCAAGCCAAAGCCAATGGTGGAAAGGATGCTCCAGTCTCGACGCATTATGGTTTTGATCGCGACTTGTCGAAGTCGGTCAAAGAGTGGATCTATCAAGAGGGTAATTCAACCCTGCAACCAAAAGACATCATCCATACCAATCAAGTTCAAACCTGTGCTCAATGCCACAGCCGACGTACTCAGTTGAATGAAACGGGTGACCACGTGAACGAGTCATTCTTTGATAAGTATCGCCTGAGCTTAATTACTCCTGAGCTTTACCATAACGATGGTCAAATCTACGATGAAGATTATGTCTACGGATCTTTCCTTCAATCAGTGATGGCTGAAAAAGGCGTCACTTGTACTAACTGCCACGATCCCCATACCGCAGAACTAAAAATTGCGGAAGAAGCCGTGTGTAGCCAATGTCACATTGCATCAGAATATACGCCTGAGAAGCACACATTCCACGAAGCGAATACAGAGGCTTCACAATGTACGACTTGTCACATGCCAGAGACGACTTACATGGAGGTCGACCCAAGACGTGACCACAGTTGGCATATCCCACGTCCTGATATTAGCCAACACATCAAAACGCCGAACGTGTGTACTAGCTGTCATGAAGATCAAACTGACCAGTGGGCCGATAAGCAAATCGGTGAGTGGTTCCCTGATTCTAAGTATCGTAACCAGCAGCATTTTGCCGTGGCCTTTTATGCTGACTCAATAGGGCACCGAGGGGCAGAGGATGCGTTGGCGTATTCGGCTCAGGATTCCAGCTTAAGCAATATCATTCGAGCATCGAGCTTAGAACGTTTGGGCGGTAATACGGGCAAGAATACGCTGATCTCGCTGGCAAGAGCGGTGAAACACGATAATGAAATGATCCGTTTGGGTGTGGTGCAAGGCTCGTCTGGTTTCCCATTTACTGACCGTTGGCAGATTCTAGAACCGCTATTGAAAGACCCTGTATTGTCGATTCGTTCAGAAACCGCAGGCGCATTAGTGCGTTATTGGGGAGAAATGAACCCTCTGCAGAAAGACCAAATCAAGCCTGCATTGGAAGAGTACATTGAAATACAGCAATTTAATGCCGATAGAGGATTTGGACGTACTAACCTAGGCAACGTTTACCGGGATTTAGGTCAGCACGACAAAGCGATTGAGTTTTATCTAGGCGCTATCGAGATTGAGCCTTATTTCGAAAACAGCTACGCCAATTTAGCGGATTTGTATCGAGCGCAAGGTAACGAGGCAAAAGCGTTGTCGACCTTGAAGCAAGGTATTGAAGCTCAGCTTAAATCGAGTGTTTTGCCATACAGCACAGGATTGTCTCTGCTTCGTGTGAAAGATTACGAACAAGCAACGGACTACCTTAAACAAGCCGCTGAAACTGCGCAAACCAACCCTCAATATTGGTATGTGTACGGATTGGCTTTGGAAAAATCAGATGTGCTTGCAGCTAGTCAATCACTGCATAAGGCTTACCAATTTAGCCGCAATCCACAGCACCTGTATGCCCAGTGTGAAGTGTTGGCGCGAAACAGCCATATACCGGGCGTACCAAAGGCGTTTGAGCAATGTATTTCATCATTGAGCAAAGTGGCACCGCCGGAAGCCATTAACCAATTGAAAGCTAGGTTTAAATAA
- a CDS encoding DUF58 domain-containing protein, translating to MAKPTQAPKSQGLDPRLYCDYSRLVRIQAQAESFSLLPHLKAGSVLSGRHNSLFRGRGLNFEELRHYQLGDDIRNLDWKVTMRTGKPHVRSYTEEKDRNVMICVDQRSSMFFASQNTMKSVVAAEVAALCGWRVLKDGDRVGFVLASHQKLFHTKAQRSQSNLLAQLKHLTKANQSLGVSVSDSQGVGFSQWIELIKRMRLKQSTLIFISDWRDCQEQHLERLKQLQQHNDILAIMVTDPLEQSLPQDLASANWVVGDGRFQLNLDSQSKVNLASESLAQKAALQKQSLAKLMAMKNLPYIELDTSGNHISQLHKLVGGR from the coding sequence ATGGCGAAGCCAACACAAGCTCCCAAATCGCAAGGCCTTGATCCACGACTGTACTGTGACTATTCAAGGTTAGTGCGAATTCAGGCTCAAGCTGAGTCGTTTTCTCTACTGCCTCATCTAAAGGCGGGCAGTGTGCTGTCGGGTAGACACAACTCATTGTTCCGAGGTCGAGGCTTGAATTTTGAGGAGTTACGTCACTACCAACTTGGTGATGACATTCGTAACCTCGATTGGAAAGTTACGATGCGAACAGGTAAACCTCATGTTCGTAGTTATACCGAAGAGAAAGACCGTAATGTGATGATCTGTGTTGATCAACGCAGCTCGATGTTCTTTGCTTCTCAAAATACCATGAAATCCGTTGTGGCCGCTGAAGTGGCGGCACTGTGTGGGTGGCGAGTGCTAAAAGATGGTGACCGTGTCGGCTTCGTTTTAGCTTCACACCAAAAGCTCTTTCATACCAAAGCGCAGCGTTCTCAATCGAACTTATTGGCTCAACTAAAACACCTCACCAAAGCCAATCAAAGCTTAGGTGTCAGTGTGAGCGACAGCCAAGGTGTTGGGTTTAGCCAGTGGATTGAACTGATCAAACGTATGAGATTGAAGCAGTCGACCTTAATCTTTATTAGTGATTGGCGAGATTGCCAAGAGCAACATCTTGAACGACTCAAACAACTGCAACAACACAACGATATCTTAGCCATTATGGTGACCGATCCATTAGAGCAATCATTGCCTCAAGATTTAGCAAGCGCAAATTGGGTGGTGGGTGATGGTCGTTTTCAACTTAATCTGGATAGCCAATCTAAGGTAAACCTCGCGAGTGAAAGTCTTGCTCAGAAAGCGGCACTTCAGAAACAGTCCCTTGCTAAATTGATGGCGATGAAAAACCTCCCTTATATAGAATTAGACACGTCGGGCAATCACATATCACAGCTGCATAAGCTAGTGGGAGGGCGCTAA
- a CDS encoding arylsulfatase produces the protein MGTKINKLALGVGLLAASSAATAAEKPNILAIWGDDIGVFNISAYNNGMMGYETPNIDRIANEGALFTDHYGQQSCTAGRAAFLTGQEPFRTGLLTIGMPGSDHGIPDWAPTIADLLKEQGYMTAQFGKNHMGDQDKHLPTNHGFDQFFGNLYHLNAEEEPETYYYPKDPEFRKNFGPRGVIKSTSDGKIEDTGPMTRKRMEHADEEFLEESLAFMEKAVKADKPFFIWHNTTRMHVWTRLQEKYQGASGISIYADGMLEHDDQVGILLDKLDELKIADNTIVIYSTDNGAETVSWPDGGATYFHGEKGTTYEGGMRVPQLVRWPGTIKPGTKINDIMGHQDWIPTLLAAAGDDKVVEKLASDKGATYNGKNWRVHLDGYNFLPYFQGKEEEGPRDSMLYFSANAELNAVRWNDFKISFAVMDGNIVDAVRFQPNWPQVVHLRADPFEKAPHESGMYLRWMADNMWLFVPVGGKVQEFMNTLPDYPMQQSQVLNPGNFNQNAYMLQGKLKQLEAAAAQAK, from the coding sequence ATGGGTACTAAAATTAATAAACTAGCATTAGGTGTTGGCTTATTAGCAGCATCTTCAGCGGCAACAGCAGCAGAAAAACCAAACATTCTTGCTATCTGGGGTGATGACATTGGTGTATTCAACATCAGTGCATACAACAACGGTATGATGGGTTACGAAACACCTAACATCGACCGTATTGCTAACGAAGGCGCACTATTTACTGACCACTACGGTCAACAATCGTGTACTGCTGGTCGTGCTGCATTCCTAACCGGTCAAGAACCTTTCCGTACAGGTCTACTGACTATCGGTATGCCAGGTTCGGACCACGGTATCCCTGATTGGGCTCCAACGATCGCAGACCTTCTTAAAGAACAGGGCTACATGACCGCTCAGTTCGGTAAGAACCACATGGGTGACCAAGACAAACACCTTCCAACGAACCACGGTTTTGACCAGTTCTTCGGTAACCTGTACCACCTAAACGCGGAAGAAGAGCCAGAGACATACTACTACCCTAAAGACCCTGAGTTCCGTAAGAACTTTGGCCCTCGTGGTGTAATCAAATCGACTTCTGACGGTAAGATTGAAGATACAGGCCCTATGACACGTAAGCGTATGGAGCATGCGGATGAAGAGTTCCTAGAAGAATCTCTAGCCTTCATGGAAAAAGCAGTAAAAGCTGACAAACCATTCTTCATTTGGCACAACACCACTCGTATGCACGTGTGGACTCGTCTACAAGAAAAATACCAAGGCGCATCTGGTATCAGCATCTACGCTGATGGCATGTTAGAGCACGATGACCAAGTGGGTATCCTTTTAGACAAGCTTGATGAGCTTAAAATCGCAGACAACACAATCGTTATCTACTCGACCGATAACGGTGCAGAAACGGTATCTTGGCCTGATGGTGGTGCTACTTACTTCCACGGTGAAAAAGGTACAACTTACGAAGGCGGTATGCGTGTTCCTCAGCTAGTTCGCTGGCCTGGTACTATCAAACCGGGAACTAAGATCAACGATATCATGGGGCACCAAGACTGGATCCCTACTCTACTAGCAGCCGCTGGTGATGATAAAGTGGTTGAGAAACTTGCGTCTGATAAAGGTGCAACTTACAACGGTAAAAACTGGCGTGTTCACCTAGATGGTTACAACTTCCTACCTTACTTCCAAGGCAAAGAAGAGGAAGGCCCTCGTGACAGCATGCTTTACTTCTCTGCTAACGCTGAGCTAAACGCAGTTCGTTGGAATGACTTCAAGATTTCGTTCGCAGTAATGGACGGTAACATCGTTGATGCTGTGCGCTTCCAACCAAACTGGCCTCAAGTTGTTCACCTACGTGCTGACCCATTCGAAAAAGCACCACACGAATCGGGCATGTACCTACGCTGGATGGCAGACAACATGTGGTTATTCGTACCAGTAGGCGGCAAAGTACAAGAGTTCATGAACACGCTACCTGACTACCCTATGCAGCAAAGCCAAGTGTTGAACCCTGGTAACTTCAACCAAAATGCTTACATGCTTCAAGGTAAACTTAAGCAACTAGAAGCGGCAGCAGCGCAAGCTAAGTAA
- a CDS encoding AAA family ATPase: MNHAQQAINQLIEQTEKSVIGQSHVVRALVIGLLTNGHVLLEGLPGTAKTRSVKSLANLLNTSFGRIQFTPDLLPSDVTGTEVYQELDGKPQLHFQPGPIFNSIVLADEVNRAPAKVQAALLEAMAEGTITVGGQTHILPDLFMVLATQNPVEQEGTYPLPEAQMDRFIMKVTVDYPEDEAERDIIRLVRSEELGSETSSELVTPQHIEPELVLEARRQLPDIAVSDLVENYIVALVMATRKPERYPESNLSKWIEIGSSPRASIALDKCARAYAWLQGRDHVTLDDVRAMLPTVLGHRFSLSYDALADGVDHQRVVEELLDNVEIG; encoded by the coding sequence ATGAACCATGCGCAACAAGCAATAAACCAACTGATTGAACAAACAGAGAAAAGTGTTATCGGTCAGAGCCACGTCGTTCGGGCTCTGGTGATAGGGTTATTGACTAATGGCCATGTGCTTTTAGAGGGACTTCCCGGTACAGCGAAAACTCGCTCAGTAAAATCGCTGGCGAATCTACTGAACACCAGTTTTGGTCGAATTCAGTTTACGCCAGACCTACTGCCATCTGATGTGACGGGTACGGAGGTGTATCAGGAGCTTGATGGGAAGCCTCAGTTGCATTTCCAACCGGGTCCTATTTTCAACAGCATTGTCTTAGCCGATGAAGTGAACCGTGCGCCTGCAAAAGTACAGGCTGCTCTGCTTGAAGCGATGGCGGAAGGGACGATTACGGTGGGTGGTCAAACTCATATTCTGCCAGATCTGTTCATGGTATTAGCTACGCAAAACCCAGTTGAGCAAGAAGGTACATATCCACTCCCTGAAGCTCAAATGGACCGTTTCATCATGAAAGTGACAGTCGACTATCCAGAAGATGAAGCTGAACGCGACATTATTCGACTTGTGCGCAGTGAGGAACTCGGTAGCGAAACCAGTTCAGAATTAGTCACACCCCAGCATATTGAACCTGAGTTAGTGCTCGAGGCACGTCGCCAACTTCCAGACATTGCCGTTTCCGATTTAGTTGAGAACTACATTGTGGCCTTGGTGATGGCGACTCGTAAGCCAGAGCGTTACCCAGAATCAAACTTGTCTAAATGGATTGAGATTGGTTCAAGCCCGCGTGCTTCCATCGCGTTGGATAAATGTGCTCGCGCTTATGCATGGCTGCAAGGGCGTGACCACGTCACGTTAGACGATGTGCGTGCCATGTTACCAACCGTATTAGGTCACCGATTCTCGTTGTCTTACGATGCATTGGCCGATGGCGTTGATCATCAAAGAGTGGTTGAAGAACTGCTTGATAATGTTGAGATCGGATAA